From Bacillus sp. Bos-x628, the proteins below share one genomic window:
- a CDS encoding lipase — translation MSEKYNIPNLSDEIYFYLSSVTYRGKELKRANTDKKPLITEDKRKAFYVDKIKKDPDTGLDVYVFVQAKKKEGKWVKPKEPENVVVGFQGTNQEQLKADIISADGGNVVMGFDPKKQVKYIMKKDASIDSKAITTYNGSMEQAMLMKSGEYKIVTKTSQFDQGDKLVANEVKKYAGTNTVISTTGHSLGGADAEYAGVNNNVYSVAFNNPSIVKLHDEETQKRIRNGEFDLYHKAIINPDDMVGAGWFLDYDRHNGTTIYTKDPSIARQDRANRLNMSLGVPGVLTSLMTTFYGQAFAKNPDTHSLSDSNFQFDQNGKIKSVDGSNGVYNQNIESFSSFSGMNGQTIKVDEKYAKELAHRLQAAIEDLKTKKQVIERFPHDHNKMVYDVKSICGKRLGEFKDLDPSDVDKAVLYHAPYVKDGAAFYDSEEQYQTEAALHYLIRDLEDISEFIVKMAEDLKDKDNELARWLRL, via the coding sequence ATGAGTGAAAAATATAACATTCCTAATCTATCTGATGAAATTTATTTTTATTTAAGTTCTGTCACCTATAGAGGTAAGGAGCTTAAACGAGCGAATACAGATAAAAAACCCTTAATAACTGAGGATAAAAGGAAAGCTTTTTATGTAGATAAAATCAAAAAAGACCCAGATACAGGGTTAGATGTGTACGTCTTTGTACAAGCCAAGAAAAAAGAGGGTAAATGGGTAAAACCTAAAGAACCTGAAAATGTTGTCGTGGGATTTCAAGGAACAAATCAAGAGCAATTAAAAGCTGACATAATCAGTGCAGATGGCGGTAATGTAGTCATGGGATTCGATCCGAAAAAGCAAGTCAAATACATCATGAAAAAAGATGCGTCCATAGACTCTAAAGCCATTACTACGTATAACGGTAGCATGGAACAAGCCATGTTGATGAAAAGTGGAGAATACAAAATTGTCACTAAGACATCTCAATTTGATCAAGGTGATAAGCTCGTCGCTAATGAAGTGAAAAAGTATGCTGGCACGAACACAGTCATTTCGACAACGGGTCACTCACTTGGTGGAGCAGATGCCGAGTACGCTGGTGTAAATAATAATGTTTACAGTGTAGCTTTTAACAACCCTTCCATTGTTAAACTGCATGATGAAGAGACCCAAAAGAGAATAAGAAACGGCGAATTTGATCTATATCACAAAGCAATCATTAATCCTGATGATATGGTGGGGGCTGGCTGGTTTTTAGACTACGACAGACATAACGGAACAACTATATACACGAAAGATCCAAGTATTGCACGTCAGGATCGTGCAAATCGGCTTAATATGTCGCTCGGTGTTCCTGGTGTTTTAACCAGTCTAATGACAACATTTTATGGCCAAGCATTTGCAAAAAATCCTGATACTCACAGTTTAAGTGACTCAAATTTTCAATTCGATCAGAATGGTAAAATTAAAAGCGTTGATGGAAGCAACGGGGTTTATAATCAAAATATTGAATCTTTTTCATCTTTCTCAGGTATGAATGGACAGACCATTAAAGTTGATGAAAAGTATGCAAAAGAATTGGCTCATCGATTGCAGGCAGCTATCGAAGACTTAAAAACAAAGAAACAAGTCATTGAACGATTCCCTCATGATCACAACAAAATGGTTTATGACGTGAAATCTATTTGCGGAAAGAGATTAGGAGAATTCAAGGATTTAGATCCAAGTGATGTTGATAAAGCTGTATTGTATCACGCGCCTTATGTGAAAGATGGGGCAGCATTTTATGATTCAGAAGAACAGTATCAAACTGAGGCTGCTCTACATTATTTGATTAGAGATTTAGAGGATATTAGTGAGTTTATAGTTAAAATGGCGGAGGATTTAAAAGATAAGGATAATGAATTAGCAAGATGGTTACGGTTGTAA